The genomic segment ATGTGCTATATTAGCATTGTGTGTATATTCCACTATAATAGTGATTTAACCATGTTAATTAGTTACActtgtgtgatatacaagtACTCACTATTTAAGTTTTACGATATGCTAAATTTTAAGTTCTATTAACTGTGATATTTGCTTACCTTATTATATTGATACCTTAAATTGTATTATGTTTGTACAGATAAGTTCGAAAGCTTAGTATAAAATCCAGTTCAAAGGTATGTCTGTCAAAGATTGATCCTACTAACACTGAAACTAGTGGTCTTTTTTTGCTATTGTGTCTATCTTTGTGAACACTCGGTTCATCGCGAGCACGCTGTTATCCCACAACTTTTTGTCCACTCCTTTTTGAAAGATTGACAGCTTCAGCGATCTGGATCGCGAGTTCCCTTTTCCTTCCATCATTTCGTTTATGAAGTTTTCCCCGTCTCGGTTCTCGTTCCAGCTATATCGTTTTCTAGCATGCGTAGTCTTAAGGCGTTTACTTTTGTCAAGACACACATCGCTGTCACTGTCCTGCACGTGGACGTTAATTGCCGTTGATGTTGATGGAACGTTGAAAATCCTTGTATCTTGCGAAACGCCAGGTTGTTCTTGAGTGTTTTTGTCTTCCAAATGGGTGACATGTACGTCAACCACCTGTTGAAACGGGATCAGCTGAGGTTGGCTGGTGTCGAGAGCGTGCAGTAATTCGATAGTGGGAGGTATGTCATCACCAGATAAGAAATGGAAGGAACCATTTTTAATGGTTTCTTTGACTGCTCTTGCTACTTCCGTCGTTTGCGTTGACGAAGCTTTGTTGACTTCCTCCTTTAGGTCTGTTTTTACGGTTTCAATCAGTTTTTCGGTAGTTTCCTCGTAGTTTCTCATTTCATCCCTTATCAAATGTCTTATGTCCTCGTACATCGTTTCCCGAAACATATCCATTTTGATTGCCAGGATGTCCTCCATAGTTTCCGGGGAAACATAATCATCTGAaacaatgtagatatatatacttacaatgCTTTTAATGCtgttttaatgaattattaattgGAATATATTGCTTAGGATATGAAAATTTATCCTAGTAACCGAGTGTACCACGATGCGGTTGATGATAAGATTACATTTCGGTGTCTTGTGCTATTCATTCATTAAATCAAGTTGATATTTATCATGTAATCTTCACCTTTAGAAAGTTCACATAATTTATTGACCCTCTTATCCTTGTAGTTATTACGCAGCTGCATTAGTCAATGTTGGGTGACGTTAAAAATGACGACCTCATTTTATTACCTTATTGGATGATTATATATGTTTGAAGCCAATTAATGTGCTTGATGAAAACATGATCTTTGACAAGCTTTATGAATTATCATTTCCAATGACAGTGTATATCTTTAGAAGATAGATAGTAGCGAGATACTTGATGGGTATGTAAGGGCGAAAATGCATATAGCTGTATTTGTATTgaattatgtaaatgtattgcAGGAAGATTGACATATTTCTTCATGAAACTTAGCTGAATGTTTGATAATGTACTTACCACACTCATCATCCGTTCTGTCCATGGCtgttaaagaaatgaaaaacaaaatatttaataatgtatTTTGGTGTCGTGTTACATCAGCACAAACGGTTAAACCATTTAACATTGACATTGATGTCTTAATCTAAAACATTAGCCTTAACATGGCTAACCTTAGATATAAACTATAACGTGATGTAAGCCCCAAATCTCATTCTTAATTCTAGGCACCCATCTTAGCAATGACCTTATTCTTAAATGTTAGTCCTATAATGAGCTACAATCTTTAGCATTAAGCTGTTGTTTAACACTAGCCTTAAACTTAGCCTTTACACTTGACCTCAAACCGTAGCCTAATAATAAACCTTAGAATCACCCTTATCACTATGCTATGATTTTAGTCATAACATTAGCCTCCAGTCTTACCCTTAGCATTACCCTCACATCTTAGCCTTCACATGGGCCCCAATCACTAACTACGACTTCGGAGGAAAATTTGTCATTACTTGAAAGACAATAAAATccttataataataaacaataacaccTGCATCATGATTGTTTTCTTTAATGCCAACTACTTAACACATCAAACTGAAATTAGCCATGGGCGACACAATTAAACTTATTACTCAGCACGATGTTAAGGTCAATACTAAATGCAACTTACCTTTCTAGCCTTAACGTCGACCTTAGCCTAAGCCCTAGCTAGTATTAACCTTAATTAGCTTTAGCCGTAACCTTAcccttaaccttagccttaacgTTGACATTATCCTGAACTTTAACCTAAGCCTTAACGTTGAC from the Pecten maximus unplaced genomic scaffold, xPecMax1.1, whole genome shotgun sequence genome contains:
- the LOC117320691 gene encoding uncharacterized protein LOC117320691, translated to MDRTDDECDDYVSPETMEDILAIKMDMFRETMYEDIRHLIRDEMRNYEETTEKLIETVKTDLKEEVNKASSTQTTEVARAVKETIKNGSFHFLSGDDIPPTIELLHALDTSQPQLIPFQQVVDVHVTHLEDKNTQEQPGVSQDTRIFNVPSTSTAINVHVQDSDSDVCLDKSKRLKTTHARKRYSWNENRDGENFINEMMEGKGNSRSRSLKLSIFQKGVDKKLWDNSVLAMNRVFTKIDTIAKKDH